The nucleotide window GTAGGACAAAGTTATGTTATGAGGACTGGTCATTTGCAGCATTTTCTTCTTCCAAGGTGAACAGTAAAGGAATTGCTTTGATGAACTTGTGTTGAAAAATAATTAGTCTGAAAACTAGTTGACTGACTAAAGTAATGAAGCAAAGGTCCATACAGTTTGTCCTTGTGGTGAATGATGAAAAATTGCAATTTATTAAATTGGAATTGTAGGGGCATAAACAACCATCACATATCATCGTCCCACTATGTCGAGGATGATTGTGTCAATAACATTATGCATTTATATTAAGGTAAAATAAAGATTGCAACGATTAATAAGGGTTATACATGCCTGAATAATTTTTAGTGCACACATTAGCATTTGTTATTTGCTGAACAAATATGCATTAATTGCCTTAAAAAGTTAAAAATATGATGTGCGAGGTGGAAGTAAAATTTCCTTCTTATTAGCAACATGAAAAATTTAGTTTtgattttataatataaatattcCTGAATATTGAGTGGCCAATCATATATGGGTTTATCTCAAAATTCAAGTCGGGTAGAAGTCCTCTTCAGTAAAATTTGTTTGATAGAATCACGGTTATGTTTCGTGTAGTCATTGAGTTATTTggaattgttagatttgaattggTTATAATATTAATTGGCTTGGCGATCAACTGAATCTTGTGGTGTTAATAGTTGAGTTGAATGCATGGATCGGGATTGGTATAGCTCGATCATATTGGATCTTgagtttttgtttattatttcttCTGAATGATCAGAAATTAGCTGTAATCTTATGAAAATTGGTGAAGAATGATGAAATCAGTTGGAAATAAGTCATGACTGCTGGATCAACCTAAATTGGCTGGAATCGACAGGATTGGGAGATAAACCATTCAGTAACTGATCAGACCATTTAGATTTCGTGGAAATTAGCCGGGACAGGTTTGACCGTTTAGGTTCAGGATAGGGACCAGCTGAGCGAGCTTTAAAACTTAGAGGTTTCAGGTTCAGATTTGGCCAATCCTGATGTGGATTGGTTGATCCCATGAACCATTTTTCAAGTCAACATGAAGTAGCTGGGTGAAGCTTGAGAATGGGATTTTCCATGCTCATATTCGTTAAGCAATTTGATGGAATGACTTTGAATAAACGTGAGTCGTTCACATCATTGTGCAAATgggtgtatatatacacatacaaaaTGATCTCAATTTTTTAAACATTTAGATGGTTCTCATAATTCTCAGTATTGGAAGGtggtttcttattattatttttttctactGGATGGAATCCATGGAAATTGAAGATCACTCTGAGGAAGCATTATATTTTTATTGCAACTGAGTGGTTTTGTAGCATAATAGGTTAATGGTCATGACATTTTTGTGGCTAAGGCAAGCAATGAGTCACTAAATGAGTCAGCCCATATCTGCCTGGTAGGTTTATCTATCTTAGACTGCTGCTGGAAGCTTGGAACGGGACTGTATTCATCATTCACCAGCAGGCCAATGTTTTGTAAAATAGAACGGTCTTGTTTTATGTGTAGATTGTGTTACATGGATCCGGTTTGATTGGATTAGTGTTGATTATGCATTGTACTTATGGGATGAAACAAGCTCTCTGAGGTCTGGTTAAGCCTCGTTGTCTTAGGATTTCAGCCCAGGAATGTCAGTTTGCTTGATTTGGAACTGAACTTTAGGCTGGATGACACGGATCTGGACTGATTGGCCGGACAGGTATAGGTTGCATTACCATAGTTGCAACCCTAATCTGTATGTCGTATCAAAATATACATCAGTATTCCTTACCTGCTGGTTTCTTAAAATGTTTCTTCCATTGTCAATTACATGAAAAGCTGCAATGTAGAAGTGTTAATCTTTGACAGCTCCTCTTACATGCCTTCTTACCTTTTCAAGTTCTTATATGATCCTTTGAAGAAAGGTACTTACTGCATGTACCTTTAGCATGCTTTATTTATGCATGTGCACAATTTTCAGGCTGATGACGATGCTGCAAACTTGGTCCTGTGTGCTTTGGAGTCTACTCATGCATCACTGGGAATTATGGCCCATCAAGATATGCCAAAGCAGCTATATAGAGAAGAAGTATGTGCAAAGTATTTATAGTCTTTTACGTTAATGTCTTAACGGTAATATGACAAGTTACTTCCCTTTACACCCTGCTACCTGTTCACATAGGATGGATTTTTTAGTTAAcatgtttaatatttttgataatttcaTGACTCTGTTTCACATTTAACTCAGGTCATTGAAAGAATTCTTGATTTCTCAAGACATCAGATCATGGAAATCATCGCAGCATGTAATCCATTGCACAGTCTTCCCAAACCAAGTGAAAATGCTCCTTTTGATGGTAATATTTTAGGaactgattttttatttttatttttggggACATCTGATAGCTGATGCATGTTCAATGAGCAACTCAGTCGATTTCAATCAGGTCTCCAATATGTAGCTCTGGCTTTTGATCTTGTGTTAACAGTGTGAACCTGATGAGGTCCTTTCTGCTTTTTGCTACAAGGATCTAGCTGTTTGCACCATGTTAACTGGTGATTTTGCCTGTGTGAGGCTTTGTTGGATGTTTTTGAACTTTTCATTGTAGAGTGAAAGTAAAGAATTGAATCATGCTGATATGCTGTGCATTTTGATACACATCCAGTAAGCTTGAAGAGCTTTCTGTTTTACCTTGTAATGGGTCTATTGTTTGATTTTCTGTATTTATCCAGGTGatgaggaagatgatgatgatgtagaTAATACCAATAGTTCATTAGCCAAAAGAAGGCGCTATAATAGGAATGTGAATCTGAGGAAGTCTTCCGGAAGCAAGTATTATCTCTAATACTTGGTTATTTGTGACTGTATTTCCACTTATTTGCATATTTAAGATACTTGTTTTATTGTTGTGTTTCTTGTTTACACCAGAATTTCAGCACCAGTGTATGCTGTGGTTCAGAAACTTTGCTCAATTCTAGGCTTTCTCAAGGATCTATTGTCTGTGGAGCGACTCTCAGATAGTTGCATTCTACAGTTGGTTAAGACCAGTTTTTCAACTTTCTTGGCAGATAACATTCAGCTCTTGCAATTAAAGTCTATAAATTTAATATGTGGGGTAATGCTATCTATTTTACTTAAATTGGTTCTCAATAATATATGCTCTTGTTTGTTTATTATGCTTGTTTGTTCATTCAGGTGTATTCTTCATACACACAGCACCGGAGTTTCTTGATAGATGAAACCCTGCAGCTTCTTAGGAAGTTACAATTCAACAAACGGGCTATTAGAGCTTATCATCTCCCCGATGAGGAACAAAAACAGATTCAGATGATAACAGCTTTGTTGATTCAATTGGTGCAAGTCAGTAGCAATCTTCCTGAAAGTTTGAAGACAGCAGCAAACTGGAATGCAGTTTTAGATATATCATCTGATTCAAGTAGCCCAGCTAAATCTTATGAAGCTGCAACTCAAACCTGTTGTCTTTTCTGGACCAGTGTTCTTCAGCGTTTGACCACTGCAAAATCTCAAGATGTATCAGAGTCGAAGATGATCTTAGAGAATATTATCATGGATCTGCTGACGACTTTGAATTTACCTGAATATCCTGCTTCTGCTCCAATATTGGAGGTGATGGATCTTCACCAGAACTTGAGTATTGTgcattataattttaattaaatagtCTGGTCTATGCAGGTTCTCTGTGTCTTGCTGCTTCAAAATGCTGGATTGAAATCTAAAGATATCTCAGCACGTTGCATGGCTGTTGACCTTCTAGGAATGATTGCAGCAAGGCTGAAACGTGATGCTGTGACTTGCAGCAGGGATAGGTTCTGGATCCTACAAGATCTGGTCGATGCAAATGATGATGTTTCTGTTGGCACGAAAGATGCATGCTCTGTTTGTCTTAAAAGAAGAGGTGCCAACATCATCTGTCATCTCTGCAAGAGATGCTTTCATCCTGATTGCTTGGGAATTTCGGGACAAGAAATGTTGCTTCGGGACTGGTCTTGTCATATATGTCTATGCAAGAAGCAGCTAATTACTCTGCATTCATACTGCAATATGCAGAGCAAGGATAATGCTAAGATAAGCTTAGTTTCTGCTAGCACCACTTCTGGAGATTCTGACTGTGTCACTAAATTGGAAGTTGTTCAACAAATTCTTTTGAACCATCTGCAACAAAATGGTTCCGAAGATGATGTGAATTTGTTTACTCGCTGGTGTGAAAACTTAATACTTTTTCCTTCTAGAATTGTTACAATCACATTATTTAAATGCTAAACCATTTGCAGGTTTTATCTTTGCTTGTGGTACAAGGACGACTCTCAATCTCAAGAAAGGGTTATTTATTATCTTGCTAGACTAAAGTCAAAGGCCATTTTGCGGGACTCTGGTAGTTCTTTATTGTTGTCAAGAGATGGGGCTAAGAAGATATGCTTGGCACTTGGGCAAAATAATTCTTTCTCTAGGGGATTTGACAAAATTCTTTCACTGCTCTTGGTAAATAGCTTTTTATTGCATTCCATTTTATTCTTGGATGTTGTCTATGTTAAGGATTACAGCAAACTCATTGCTCTCAGGCAAGCTTGAGGGAGAACTCTCCAGTTTTGCGAGCCAAGGCATTAAGAGCAGTGAGCATTTTTTCTACAGAGCAAATAAATATGTATCTAATTTCTTTCTATTACAGTGGTGATGCTTCTATTACACTGATGCTTCTATTACACTGTTTTAGGTCAGTGCCATAGTTGAAGCTGATCCTGAGGTTTTATGTGATAAACGTGTCCAATGTGCTGTTGAAGGAAGGTTTTGTGACTCTGCGATCTCAGTTCGGGAAGCTGCTCTTGAACTTGTTGGCAGACATATTGCTTCTCATCCTGGAGTTGGTTTGAAGGTGATTAAATCAAACATGCACTTTCAGATTCTTGAATGGTTATTTGTCTAATTGGAAGTTTATTTTGTGCTTGACAGTATTTTGAAAAAGTTGCTGAACGGataaaggataccggagtcagtgTGCGCAAACGTTCCATTAGAATTATCCGCGACTTGTGTATTTCTGAATCAAACTTCTCAGAAGCAACTCGTGCTTTTATTGAGATCATTTCTCGTGTTACCGATGAGGAATCAAGCGTACAGGTGATATGAGTATTGTTCTGAATTGGTTCTTTTAACCTTTTAATAGTAGTTTGtgtgtttttatatatatatatatatatgtatatatgtatatatgtatatatatatgtgtatatatgtatatgtatatatgtatatatgtatatatgtatatatatatatgtatgtatgtatgtatatatgtatatatgtatatatatacacatacatagttAATGTGGTTGATTTTTCCTGGTCTTTACGAGACTaagcatcatgtcttttgtaGGATTACATGTTTTCTATGCTTGATTAACTTAATAGGTTTACTATGGGTTATTAACAGGATTTAGTATGCAAAACATTCTTTGAACTTTGGTTCGAGGAACCAACTGGAAGTCAGAAGCACTTGATAGCTGATGGTAGCTCTGTACCTATGGAAGTAGCAAAGAAGACTGAGCAGATTGTTGATATGCTGAGAAATATGCCTAACAGTCATCATCTTGTTACAGTTATAAAGCGTAATTTAACACTTGATTTTCTTCCACAATCGGCTAAAGCTACTGGGATAAATGCAGCTTCTTTGGCATCTGTGCGTAAACGCTGTGAATTGATTTGCAAACGTTTATTAGAAAGAATATTGCAGGTGCATTTTTTTGACCTTATTAGCATGCAGTGTCTTTGTGTGTTGAACTATTTAGTCATCCGGTTTTTAATATGCAACATATCAAAAACATGTAGGTAGAGGAGGAGACTAGTGATAAAGAGGAAGTTTGTGcactcccatatgttcttgctttgcATTCATTTTGCGTTGTGGATCCAACACTTTGTGCTCCATCCACCGATCAATCACAATTTGTTATAACTCTTCAGCCATACCTTAAGAATCAGGTATTATGTTTGGTTTTGGCAATTTCATGCATACATTTAGATTTTCTTGTTGTGTTTTCCACGTTGATGCTCGACGGTTTATGGATAATATCTTGAGCATCGCCAAAGTTGAGATACAAGAATGTTTCTTTAGaagttttgtttatttatttagattTTCTTGTCACATCTTCCACATTAATATTTTAATGTGCATTTCTAATTCTTCATTTCTTTGTACTCCGTTTAGGCCCTTTTTATGGTATTTTTTGTTATTAACTCTTGTATAGTTTATATGAATCGTACTGATTATATCCAGTTTtgctttgtttcttctctttgattATGTTCTACAGTGTTAGCTTGTTTATTTGCGGTAGAACAGATGCGAACTGATGTGTTGTTTTTTGTGTCTGTTAACTCCTAAGGCAAAATATGTATCCGGCATTACATCATCCCTTATAGGAATAATTGCTTTTTTTAGGTATATCGCAAAGAGAAGCACAAGCATTGTTCATGAAGTGACAACAAAGCTATCCTTGtggttcttttattttttcatggCATTGCATCTAATCTATTTATCTTGTGGAATGTGGGACTCGAATAAGTTACTTCCTACTTTTACCTCTTGAACCTTCTAGGAATGTGGCCCTTTTTATTTTGCATAACAAGCATTCTAAATGAATTTTGAGGTCTAAAGCATCTAAATATAATATTtgttaagtttattttttattgaattttaTGTTTACTTTTTAACTATTACTGAGGCAGGAACTAAGAGTGTTGAAATGTTCTTGCTGACTGAGCAGCCTGTTAAGGACCTAGGTCTTACCATGAAAGAATACCATTGGATATATTTTTTGTTGAGCATGTCAGGGTTTGCTGTACCGAgccataccgcccggtatgggtggtatgtaccggttcgacaggttttcggtacgcggGCCAATGGTTACCGGTACgaggcactgtagcactgtagcaggtaTTGTatcactgtagcaatgctacagtactaGATACACtcaggtgtatcgctcggtacacctgggtgtaccgctcagtataccgtaccgtaccggtaccgagcccaggtcgaaataccggtacggtgcggtattgcgaaccttggagcATGTAAGAATCATTGTCATCGTGTTTGGTGAATTTCTTAACAATCAAACTTGTTCCAGGTTATTTCTTTTAACTACTTAACACTGTGCTGCCAAATGATGTTCGTTATTGCCCTTGGCATCTATGATTGTCAATACTCAGCACCATGGTTTAAGGTTACTGGCCCCATATTGGTCCATGACCAGGTACATGCCAATGTACCCACACATGGTGCACTGGCACATGCTGTGGCATGTGATTTAAGGGTCTCAATCTTTCGAAACCCTGAAAGATCCCTATTTTATGGTTGTTTCCTACCTTTTAAAACATAATGTTGAGAAGATTTGTATATTGCATTGAAATATGTAGTGGCAAAGGAACACAAGGTATCTAAACTCTAAAGAATACGTCGCACCACACAAATAAGTTCAAAGTCATTTAAGCAATGAAGCAGAATAAAATAATTGTATTATAAGATTATTTAATTGTTCCTACTTCCTACGACCAAAACGATCATCATGATTCATGACAGGGTGGGTCAAGGTCCTCAATCTGTTGATATTGTATATCATTATGGTACATCTGCAGGACCTAAGCATGAAACTGCTCCCATGGCATTTGGTAGGCATTTGATATTGGTAAACAGTGTCATTGATGTTGTTGCCTCATCACCATGAGCCACTCGTGTGATGGGACGCTCAGGCAATCAGTCCCACACAAGTTTTATGATGTAGTGTGCTTGAGCTGCAGCTCTCGTCACTGCATTGTTGTTGTGTATTGTAAGATGCATCCAACTCCGAAAAGAATGACTGTTCATCATAAGATCTAGAAACTGCAAAATCTTCCATACAGATTGAACCTATATTAACTAAAGATGAAGCGTAGATCCACATAGACCTAGCCTAAAACTGCTTGATCCTTGTGGATCTAGCCTAGATCCATATGGTTTGGGGCTTGATCTTTGTGGGTCAAGTTCTAATTTAAGTGTAAAACCAAGATGAATCTTTGAAATCTCTTTAATCATGGCCAATTAAACCTAAACTCAAGTCATTAAGCTAAGAAATCAGGTTCAAATTTACCTAATTTAGAAGAAATAGTTTATCAGATCCTTGATTTAAGCGCCTTCTCCTACCAGTAATGTTTGAATTTGGAAAAAAATTGCATGAGAGGGAAGGGAAAAAGAGAGTGAGGATGTTGATATGGGGAAAGGGAAGCAAAAGACACAGAAAAGTACTTTTTTGCAACTCAAAAGAGACCACAGTGGGTCTGTAGCGGGTGGTAATCCTGATTCATATGGCTTGGCAATTAGTCTTGTTTCGCCATTGGACCACATGGAATAGGTGGGTCCATGTGCATGCCAGCTGTTGGACCTGTTTGTACTGCTCGGCATGTCCTGGTCAGCTCAAAATGTAAAACCACAGCCAGCACCACTTATGGAGGTACTAAAGGCAGAGTTTGGGACTGAGATTTAATAtattagatatttttttaaattatcagTCTTCTCAAAATTTAAATCGGGACATTGCATAGAAATGATGACCAGGGGAAGAGAATTTTCTGATCATAAAACATGAACAACTGTGTAATGACATAGGAAATTTTGTGATAAGTTTATGCCTGTTGCGGTTGTTTTTTCATACATTTTAACAATAACTGGGCTAAAGAATGGATGTTTATAAAGCAGCTTTCTTATTCTGTTTCTGTTAAATATGCAGGAAGTCCATAATTACTGGAATATCCTTTTTACAAGTCTTGGTATTAGGCTTTTAGTATGCATCAATTGTCATGTATCCTATAAACATAACCTTGTTTGGTTTGGTTTTGCCATCACTTCAGTATATAGTCATTTACTTcattccaaattttgaattcatgtatctttttttctttttttttgtataaagGTTTGTTCTTGCAAATGGTagtattatcttaattattttttggTTGATTCCTCAACCTGCATTGTTTAGGTTGACAACAAATCAGTTGCTCAGCTGCTCGAAAGCATAATATATGTAGTCAATGCTGTTCTGCCATTGCTTCGGAAGCCACCACAGAGTGTTATTGAGGAACTTGAACAGGACCTTAAGCACATGATTGTTCGCCATTCTTTCCTGACAGTCGTTCATGCTTGTATCAAGTAGGTTATGTTTCATTGCGCATTTGATTATACCATTTGTCATTTATATTTCATAACACGGTTATTTTCCTAAATGCTCAGCATAGAGGTGTATATCTTTTTTTATGCATAATGGGAATTGAGGCTTGAATCTTATTACCTCATGGTTTTTATTTATTGCTTTACATGTTCACATGATAGAACTTGCGAAAAATTAGATTTACCTGAATATGTGGCATACTGTTTTTTTGCTGTACtgtttgatttgttttcttgattcTACTTGTAAATTATCATTACCATTCTGTGTTATCATCTAATTGTTATCTAGGTCATGCATGTGTGCATCTTTGACTATCTGTGTTTTCTTTTACCAGTGAGTTCATCTGAAATTTTGCTTTGTAGCTATCCTGGAATCTGACAACGAAGtttaatgaaagatatttttcatgCACATGTGCATCTTTGACTTTCCGTGTTTTCTAATACCAGGAAGCCCATTTTAATATGCATCTCAATGATACTCATAAAAAAGGAAATTTGTTTGTCGTTATCATGGAATTTGACAACTAAGTTTAATGTTGAATGATATTTTTCCAGATGATGAGTACGATAGCTCACTTGGTGATTGCTGTTTCCTTGCAGTCCTTCTTCACATTATCATAAACTTCGTGCCTTTCTTGTTATTAATCAACTATCTGCTTTTCTTTTTGTCTCTAAGACTTCTTGTAGTTAATTAAACATGATCAAAAGATGAAACAGCCTCAATTTTCTTTTATCGCTTGTTACCCAAGTTTTTAGTTATAATAATGTAGTTGGGTGGTTGTTTTCTATTGGATAGCTTAATTTTGTATGCTTCTTCAAGTAGGTACTAGAATAATCTTTCAAAAACATAACTGCTACAAAGTGTAATTCTTCATGCAACTGGGAACTTTACAAACATATCTGCAATTCCTAAAAGTTACAGTCTTCCCATGCAGCTATTGCTTATCTGTGTAACATATTTACAGACTCGAATTATGACCATACTAGGTTATATTTGACCCTGTTTGAAATATTGCAAAAATCTTGTAGTACTAACTATTGTAACTCGAACAAAATTTAAACTTGATCCAGACCTGCTCCAATCAATGCCACATAACTCATTTCCACATTATGTGTCATCGAGATTCGAGATGCATATTAAAATGAAATGTGCCAATGACCTCTAACAAATCCTCTCAAGCATGATTTGGGTTTCTATCAAATTATCAATTTTCAAGAGTCAAATTTGATTTTGGGCTTCACTGATTAGTTTTTTGCAGTGATTTAtaagcgctaggtgccaaaaggtgcCACGGTCTAAAAACACCCGAGGCGCTAAGCGCTAGCCCGAGCGAAGTGAGAgactaaaaattaataatattaaaattaatagtattaaaatcaaaataatagtgctatactgtatacagttaacaatatactgtatattattaacagtatactttcgatttcgaaagaggagaagcgaaagagaagagaagagtgtaagggaagaccgagggtgctgagaaaagcgggagcggcagcgatagcggcaacggcgagcgacgacagtggtagcagcgggagcggcgacaacaacggcc belongs to Musa acuminata AAA Group cultivar baxijiao chromosome BXJ3-5, Cavendish_Baxijiao_AAA, whole genome shotgun sequence and includes:
- the LOC103983615 gene encoding sister chromatid cohesion protein SCC2 isoform X1; the protein is MEFNQDLGFERYCRLSNTTHSEIAPSLSLPSLPVCFGSFDQQLGLSDVPGGSRSGDRPDILAHAGTIAELLRNCDVDYLNLKENARVVPDDLGDRSRLYQEVVKYNPDAFKCFYRGPLQEQRRSNQTIEKKPFGQGVSQVQRDNGGECDDRSEKNLITEPPSFASSRKPKIKKKESDSVPSSVGPDLLDHQGIVGSFCEMAEDFCGRAEIPDDAEGAEVSSIPLTDIKTLLNQIMSLRSKKVLQLIPLNTLVRLINILDRQIQCAQGLSIDGNDNADDDAANLVLCALESTHASLGIMAHQDMPKQLYREEVIERILDFSRHQIMEIIAACNPLHSLPKPSENAPFDGDEEDDDDVDNTNSSLAKRRRYNRNVNLRKSSGSKISAPVYAVVQKLCSILGFLKDLLSVERLSDSCILQLVKTSFSTFLADNIQLLQLKSINLICGVYSSYTQHRSFLIDETLQLLRKLQFNKRAIRAYHLPDEEQKQIQMITALLIQLVQVSSNLPESLKTAANWNAVLDISSDSSSPAKSYEAATQTCCLFWTSVLQRLTTAKSQDVSESKMILENIIMDLLTTLNLPEYPASAPILEVLCVLLLQNAGLKSKDISARCMAVDLLGMIAARLKRDAVTCSRDRFWILQDLVDANDDVSVGTKDACSVCLKRRGANIICHLCKRCFHPDCLGISGQEMLLRDWSCHICLCKKQLITLHSYCNMQSKDNAKISLVSASTTSGDSDCVTKLEVVQQILLNHLQQNGSEDDVNLFTRWFYLCLWYKDDSQSQERVIYYLARLKSKAILRDSGSSLLLSRDGAKKICLALGQNNSFSRGFDKILSLLLASLRENSPVLRAKALRAVSAIVEADPEVLCDKRVQCAVEGRFCDSAISVREAALELVGRHIASHPGVGLKYFEKVAERIKDTGVSVRKRSIRIIRDLCISESNFSEATRAFIEIISRVTDEESSVQDLVCKTFFELWFEEPTGSQKHLIADGSSVPMEVAKKTEQIVDMLRNMPNSHHLVTVIKRNLTLDFLPQSAKATGINAASLASVRKRCELICKRLLERILQVEEETSDKEEVCALPYVLALHSFCVVDPTLCAPSTDQSQFVITLQPYLKNQVDNKSVAQLLESIIYVVNAVLPLLRKPPQSVIEELEQDLKHMIVRHSFLTVVHACIKCLCSLSKIAGKGSSIVEYLIHIFFKHLQGSGSDNMQLLGRSLFCLGLLLRYGGELIVKTDSQHVHIDKSLSLLKRYLVMDDFGLKVRALQALGYILISSPEYMLEKDIGKILEASLASSADFRLKTQALQNLYEYLLDAETKMGTDCGSKNATSHAEDAGNKVPVAAGAGDTNICGGIVQLYWNSILERCLDGNDQIRQTSLKIVEIVLRQGLVHPITCVPYLIALEIDPLDVNSKLAHHLLMNMNDKYPAFFESRLGDGLQMSFKFVQCIASNHNLVSGLQKGKSDGNPIAYVRPGISRIYRLIRGNRIARNKFIHSIVRKFESGGGNYLPIGFLVYCTEILASLPFTCPDEPLYLIYDINRIIQVRAGALEANMKTWSSVSQHRDSLEMASEIDKGNANSGWPNISEHDFTEIADKMSDSSHGISTEDLQKFQADCHEAIALQLLLKLKRHLKIVYGLNDARCQAFSLKELPKPGETISKQNIPFNISDTPISLPTSYQAMVEKYQEFKVSLREDAIDYSTYTASVKRKRPTPRSSRGGKAAQRKGEEDDDDVDDEDWTGGPRVLDFSGQRSNGMRMTRQRLQV
- the LOC103983615 gene encoding sister chromatid cohesion protein SCC2 isoform X2; the encoded protein is MAEDFCGRAEIPDDAEGAEVSSIPLTDIKTLLNQIMSLRSKKVLQLIPLNTLVRLINILDRQIQCAQGLSIDGNDNADDDAANLVLCALESTHASLGIMAHQDMPKQLYREEVIERILDFSRHQIMEIIAACNPLHSLPKPSENAPFDGDEEDDDDVDNTNSSLAKRRRYNRNVNLRKSSGSKISAPVYAVVQKLCSILGFLKDLLSVERLSDSCILQLVKTSFSTFLADNIQLLQLKSINLICGVYSSYTQHRSFLIDETLQLLRKLQFNKRAIRAYHLPDEEQKQIQMITALLIQLVQVSSNLPESLKTAANWNAVLDISSDSSSPAKSYEAATQTCCLFWTSVLQRLTTAKSQDVSESKMILENIIMDLLTTLNLPEYPASAPILEVLCVLLLQNAGLKSKDISARCMAVDLLGMIAARLKRDAVTCSRDRFWILQDLVDANDDVSVGTKDACSVCLKRRGANIICHLCKRCFHPDCLGISGQEMLLRDWSCHICLCKKQLITLHSYCNMQSKDNAKISLVSASTTSGDSDCVTKLEVVQQILLNHLQQNGSEDDVNLFTRWFYLCLWYKDDSQSQERVIYYLARLKSKAILRDSGSSLLLSRDGAKKICLALGQNNSFSRGFDKILSLLLASLRENSPVLRAKALRAVSAIVEADPEVLCDKRVQCAVEGRFCDSAISVREAALELVGRHIASHPGVGLKYFEKVAERIKDTGVSVRKRSIRIIRDLCISESNFSEATRAFIEIISRVTDEESSVQDLVCKTFFELWFEEPTGSQKHLIADGSSVPMEVAKKTEQIVDMLRNMPNSHHLVTVIKRNLTLDFLPQSAKATGINAASLASVRKRCELICKRLLERILQVEEETSDKEEVCALPYVLALHSFCVVDPTLCAPSTDQSQFVITLQPYLKNQVDNKSVAQLLESIIYVVNAVLPLLRKPPQSVIEELEQDLKHMIVRHSFLTVVHACIKCLCSLSKIAGKGSSIVEYLIHIFFKHLQGSGSDNMQLLGRSLFCLGLLLRYGGELIVKTDSQHVHIDKSLSLLKRYLVMDDFGLKVRALQALGYILISSPEYMLEKDIGKILEASLASSADFRLKTQALQNLYEYLLDAETKMGTDCGSKNATSHAEDAGNKVPVAAGAGDTNICGGIVQLYWNSILERCLDGNDQIRQTSLKIVEIVLRQGLVHPITCVPYLIALEIDPLDVNSKLAHHLLMNMNDKYPAFFESRLGDGLQMSFKFVQCIASNHNLVSGLQKGKSDGNPIAYVRPGISRIYRLIRGNRIARNKFIHSIVRKFESGGGNYLPIGFLVYCTEILASLPFTCPDEPLYLIYDINRIIQVRAGALEANMKTWSSVSQHRDSLEMASEIDKGNANSGWPNISEHDFTEIADKMSDSSHGISTEDLQKFQADCHEAIALQLLLKLKRHLKIVYGLNDARCQAFSLKELPKPGETISKQNIPFNISDTPISLPTSYQAMVEKYQEFKVSLREDAIDYSTYTASVKRKRPTPRSSRGGKAAQRKGEEDDDDVDDEDWTGGPRVLDFSGQRSNGMRMTRQRLQV